The following are from one region of the Paenibacillus sp. genome:
- a CDS encoding zinc-dependent alcohol dehydrogenase, with protein MMKAAAIVGERQAGLLAKPVPKPVGDEVLVKVIIAPMCTEYKAFLAGAPQSCLGHEAVGVVEESASLAFRPGDRVIAMPLSGCGACDLCLAGDYIHCLSNPMQDAAMAQYVLKPSHALRRIPDGMSFERAGLACCGLGASFGAMQKLGVGPFDVVLVAGLGPVGLGAVVNAAFRGARIVAVESNPYRADLARRMGVEAVVDPRDPNALRLVLDASGGGGPTCAVDCSGVPAAHRLCIDAVRRKGKVAFVGECHTETPIVVSRDLIRKGIILVGSWHYNLNDLPLLLQVIERSPIVEQMVTHLFPMSDIQRALETAVSQQSGKIMLKPWE; from the coding sequence TTGCTCGCAAAGCCCGTGCCGAAGCCCGTCGGGGACGAAGTGCTCGTGAAGGTGATAATCGCTCCGATGTGCACGGAGTACAAGGCGTTCTTGGCCGGCGCGCCGCAGTCGTGCCTCGGGCACGAAGCGGTCGGCGTCGTGGAGGAGTCGGCGTCGCTCGCGTTCCGGCCGGGCGACCGTGTGATCGCGATGCCGTTGTCCGGATGCGGCGCTTGCGACCTGTGCCTCGCCGGCGATTATATCCATTGTTTGTCTAACCCGATGCAGGATGCGGCGATGGCGCAGTACGTGCTGAAGCCGTCGCACGCGCTGCGCCGCATACCCGACGGCATGAGCTTCGAGCGGGCCGGTCTCGCCTGCTGCGGGCTCGGCGCGTCGTTCGGCGCGATGCAGAAGCTGGGCGTCGGTCCGTTCGACGTCGTGCTCGTCGCCGGCCTCGGCCCCGTCGGGCTCGGCGCCGTCGTCAATGCCGCGTTCCGCGGCGCGCGTATCGTCGCCGTTGAGTCGAACCCGTACCGGGCCGATCTCGCCCGTCGCATGGGCGTCGAAGCCGTCGTCGATCCGCGGGACCCGAACGCGCTGCGGCTCGTGCTGGACGCCTCCGGCGGAGGCGGCCCGACATGCGCGGTCGACTGCTCCGGCGTCCCTGCCGCGCACCGACTCTGCATCGACGCCGTGCGCCGGAAGGGCAAGGTCGCATTCGTAGGCGAATGCCATACGGAGACGCCCATCGTAGTCAGCCGGGATCTTATTCGTAAGGGCATCATCCTCGTCGGCTCCTGGCATTACAACTTGAACGACTTGCCGCTGCTGCTTCAGGTCATCGAACGTTCGCCGATCGTCGAGCAGATGGTGACGCACTTGTTCCCGATGAGCGACATCCAGAGGGCGCTGGAGACGGCCGTCTCGCAGCAATCCGGGAAGATCATGCTTAAGCCTTGGGAGTAA